The genomic window CATTAAAACAACGAGGAGAACTTTAAAAAAGATACCAGTATTTAGTAATAAATCATGACAGTTTTTAAGTTAACTGTTAAACTAATAAAGAAAAAAATGAGCGAAAAGGTAGTGAGGCAGTTGCCGAATATAATTAATCCTGGGAAAACGATTGGCATTATTGGTGGAGATCATTTAGGAAGGATGATGGCATTAGCTGCAAAACAAATGGGGTACAGGGTTGGTATCTTGCATCCTGAAAAAAATTGTCCAGCTGCACAAGTAGCAGATTGGCAAATCGTGGCTACTTGTGACGAGCAAGAGGCATTAATGGATTTTGCGATGAAGTGTGATGTTGTGACCTATGAATTTGAAAATATTGATGCGAGCAAAATGGAAGGACTAAGTAAAACAGTCGCTGTGCCACAAGGAGGCGTATTGTTAGCTATTGCTCAAGATCGGATATTAGAAAAAGCTTATTTAGAAATGAATAAGATTAACTTAGCCCCTTATGAGATGATTTTAACGTTAGAAGATATTAAGATAGCCGCTAGTTCAATCGGTTTTCCGAGTGTGTTAAAAACAGTCTATGACGAAAACGGAGAAAAAGGCCAACGAATTCTTTATGGAGAAGAGGATATTTTAAAATGTGAATCTTTTTTAAAAAGAGGGACTTGTATTTTAGAAGCGTGGATCCCATTTGAACGAGAATTATCGATAGTGATTTCGAGAAACGCTGCAGGTGATATGTCTGTATTTCCAACCGCTGAAATTGTTCATCGTGACAATCTTTTAGAAGAAGCAATTGTGCCAGCGAGAGTTTCAAAAGAAGTAACTCAAGAAGTCAAACGCATTAGTCAGACTATAGCGGAGGGCTTGGATTTAGTAGGTACATTGGGAATAGAACTATTCCTGACTTCCTCTGGTGCTTTATACGTAAGTGAATTGGTTTCACACCCTCATGGTTCAGCAAATTATAGTATTGATGCTTGCTCGACATCTCAATTTGAAACCCATATTAGAGCAATTTGTGGTTGGCCTTTACCAGAGATCACTTTACTTTCGGACGCTGTTTCTGTCACGATTTTTGGAGAACAAATGAAAAGTGTAGAATGGCAAATCCAATTGAAACCAAATTGGCATTTTCATTATTATGGAAAAAATGAAGCAAGAGTAAGTAGAATCATGGGCCATATTACTATTTTGACAAAAGATGTCGATAAGACACTTGAAAATATACATGATACAGGAATCTGGATTTAAAAAAGGGAGTACGAAGTAGATGATTGAACGCTACACAAGAAGTGAAATGGGCCAATTATGGACAGACGAAAATCGCTACAATACATGGTTAGAAGTAGAAATATTAGCAGTGGAAGCATGGGCCGAACGTGGCGATATAGCTACCGAAGAAGCTGAAAAAATAAGAGCAAATGCAAGCTTTAAAGTAGAACGGATTTTAGAAATTGAAGAAGAAACTCGCCATGACGTCGTTGCGTTTACTCGCGCGGTATCCGAGTCACTTGGTGAGGAGCGCAAATGGATTCATTACGGTCTAACCAGCACCGATGTTGTTGATACGGCTTATGGCTACCAATTAAAGCAAGTAAACGCCTTATTACGAAAAGATTTAACGGATTTTTTGGTTATTCTTGCCGAGAAAGCAAACGAGCATAAATACACGGTCATGATGGGAAGAACACATGGTGTCCATGCTGAACCAACGACTTTCGGTTTGAAATTGGCGCTTTGGTATTCAGAAATGAAACGCAATATCGAACGGTTTGAGCATGCAGCAAACGGAATAGAAGCAGGAAAAATCAGTGGAGCAGTTGGAACGTTTGCCCATACGCCACCAGCTGTTGAGAAATACGTTTGTGAAAAGTTAGGCCTTCGACCACAAGAGATTTCTACACAAATTTTGCCGCGTGATTTACATGCAGAATACATGGCAACACTCGCTTTAATAGCAACGAGTATTGAAAAATTCGCAACTGAAATTCGCGGTCTTCAAAAATCAGAAACACGAGAGGTAGAAGAGTTTTTTGCTAAAGGCCAAAAAGGATCCTCTGCCATGCCACACAAGCGCAATCCAATCGGTTCTGAGAACGTCACGGGATTAGCACGGGTAATCAGAGGTCATATGGTTACAGCATATGATAATGTGGTCTTATGGCACGAGCGAGACATTTCACATTCTTCAGCTGAGCGAATCATTTTACCAGACTCCACTATTTTGTTAGATTACATTCTTAATCGATTTGGTAGTATTATGAAAAACTTGACTGTTTACCCTGAAAATATGCAGCGTAATATGAAAGCTACTTATGGCTTAATTTATAGCCAACGTGTTTTACTAAAGTTAATTGATAAGGGCATGAGCCGTGAAAAAGCTTATGATCTCGTTCAACCTAAAACAGCTCTTTCTTGGGAAAGCCAGATTCCTTTCCGTAATTTAATCGAAGGAGATGCTGAAATTATGTCTCTTATGACACTGGCTGAACTAGATGATGCGTTCGATTACCGGTATCATTTGAAAAATGTAGATGTCCTCTTCGATAGAGTTGGACTTTAAAAAATAAAAAAAGATAAAAGAGTAAATAGAAATGGCATAGGCAGGCTATCAATAAAATGTGCCTAAGCCATTTCTATTTGTATCATTAAACTGCAATAAGGAGGAAAAGGAATGACGAAAGCAAAAATGAAAGTCATTACGACCATGTTGATCTTCGGAACAATTGGACTGTTTGTTAAAAATATTGACTTAACTTCAAGTGAAATAGCCCTTTACCGTGGTTTTTTTGGAAGTACCTTCCTTTTGCTAATCTTGTTTTTTAATAAAAAGACCTTATCTTGGGGAAAAATTAAAGAGAATGCTAAAATTCTTTTTTATTCAGGGACAGCTATTGGATTAAATTGGATTTTATTATTTGAAGCTTACCGCTACACGACCATTTCGAACGCAACATTAAGCTATTATATGGCCCCTTTATTTGTTGTTTTAGCTTCTCCTTTTATTTTAAACGAAAAACTGACTAAATTAAAAATAGGAGCAATTTTTTTAGCATTAATTGGTATGTATTTTATTGTAGAAAAAGGCACATCAAATGGACTAGGATACAATCATTCTTTAGGAATTACCTATGGTATCGGTGCAGCCTTATTGTATGCGAGTGTGATTTTAGCGACGAAGTTTTTGAAAAATATTGCTAGTTTAGAAACTACGATTGTCCAATTGATGACGGCTTCTCTAGTATTAGCACCCTATGTTTTCTTAAAAGAAGGGTTCAATATTGTAACCGTCTCTAGCACGTCTTTGGTTTATTTATTATTTTTAGGTATTGTTCATACTGGGGTAGCTTATGCTTTATACTTTTCAGCGATGCAAGTTTTAAAAGGCCAGACGATGGCTATTTTAAGTTATATTGATCCTATTTCAGCTGTTTTTTTATCAACCATATTTTTAAATGAGCGCATGACACCCATCCAACTGATCGGTGGGTTCTTTATCCTAGCAGCAGCATTTTTAAGTGAAAGTGGAGTAGTTGAAAAAATGAAAACAACTCGTTCATTGAAAAACTGATTGAAAAAAACTTTATGAAAAGATACTATACTTGTATGTACAAGATGAAGTCTTTATTATTGAAGGATAGAGGTCAATTAAAGAAACTGACGATAGGTGGATAAAATTATGGCTAAACCAAAAAAATTAGATGAATTGGCTTATCAATACATAAAAGAAAAAATCGATACGAGGCAATGGATGCCTCAAACTCGTATTACTGAGTTAGGCTTATCTAAAGAATTGAATATTAGTCGTACGCCTATCCGTCAAGCTTTTCAGCAACTTCAAAAAGAGGGCTTCCTAGAGGTTGAAGTCTATAAAGGTGCACGTGTTAGAGAACAAAAAATCGAATCTCGTGGTGCACAAGAAAGATTAGAGTTCATTGAAATGACTCTCATCAATTATTTTCATTACCTCCAAATAAAAGAAATTATATTTGACTGCTCACAAGTTGAAGAAAAATTAGTCTTTCTAAAAAAACACCTCAATGATTCAGAAAAGGAATTTTTAAATTTAGAAGCCCAGTTGATTTATAAAATACTAGTTTATAATAAAAATAATTATTTTGTTAGATTAATGATGGATACAATTCGTGAAATACAAACACAAAACAACCCAGAATACCTCTTGCTAATGAAAAAAAACCGTGATGTAAAAATAGCCCATTATGAAAAAATAGTAGCTTACTTAAAAGTAGGGGACCATCCTTTAGCTCGTAAGCAAGTTCGTATTTTAATCAATCAGCTAACACTTAATATTATTCACAATGGACAGAATTAAAGAGCTTCAGTTTTTTTTACTGCCTAACAGATAGAGTCAGACAAAATGAATAAGAAAAATTAAATAGATTGAATGAACCAACTCAATAAGATAAGAAACAAGATGAACTCTAAAAAAGTGGTTCTAGTTTCTTATCTTATTGAGTTATTTTATCATCTAATTTATTTTATAACAGGCATAAAATATAAATAAGGCAAGTTAGATTATTCAATAGCCTAGTCTGACTTAAACAAGGAGTGTTTGGTTTTTATCTTTTCAATTAAATCTTTTATTCATTTCTCGATTTAGGCCAATCTGTGGTAAAATGGGTAATGGAAACTTATGCAAAAATTCATTTTCTTTTATAAAATAAAAAGAAGAAATAAAGATGAAATGATTAGACGATTGAGTTTGATACAAAGAGAGGATGGACAAATTTTGGCAATACAAAACAACTTGTTAGAGGGTATGAACCCAGGACAAAAGGAAGCCGTAGCTTATACAGAAGGTCCTCTTTTAATTATGGCAGGAGCAGGCAGTGGAAAGACGCGTGTGTTAACGCATCGCATTGCTTATTTAATTGATGAAAAAGGCGTAAATCCATGGAATATATTAGCCATAACCTTTACGAATAAGGCCGCTAAAGAAATGAAAGAACGCGTTGGTCGTTTGATGGAAACAGGTGGAGATAGTGTCTGGGTTTCAACGTTCCACTCCATGTGTGTGCGTATGTTGCGCCGTGATATCGACCGGATTGGATACAACAAAGCTTTTACAATCAGTGATCCAAGCGATCAGCAAACCCTAATGAAACGGATTTTAAAAGAGCAAAATATTGATCCAAAAAAATACAATCCAAGAGCGATTCTTTCTGAAATCAGTAACGCAAAAAATGAATTAATGAATGCAAAAGAGTACCGTAATTCAGCAAATAGTTTTTTTGAAAAAATCGTAGCGGATTGTTATGACGACTACCAACGTGAATTACGTCGTAACCAATCAGTCGATTTTGACGACTTAATTATGCTAACGATTCGTCTATTCCAAGAAAGCCAAGAAACGTTGGATTATTATCAAAATAAATTTCATTACATTCATGTCGATGAATATCAAGATACCAATACAGCACAATATACATTGGTTAATATGATGGCGAAACGCTTTAAAAACTTGTGTGTGGTTGGAGATGCAGACCAAAGTATCTATGGTTGGCGTGGTGCGAATATGGATAATATTTTAGATTTTGAAAAGGATTACCCAGATGCAAAAGTAGTGATGCTTGAACAAAACTACCGCTCAACCAAGTTTATTTTGAAAGCAGCGAATGATGTCATTGCAAATAATAATAAACGCAAAGTCAAAAAACTTTGGACAGAAAATGATGAGGGCAATAAAATTACTTATTACCGTGGTCAATCTGAAGGAGACGAATCAAGATACGTTGTCTCAAAAATATTGGAAGAAATGAAGGCAGCCAATTATAACTATGGCGATTTCGCTGTATTGTATCGGACAAATGCTCAGTCACGTGTTATTGAGGAAAATTTATTGAAATCCAATATTCCTTATAAAATGGTTGGCGGGCACAAGTTCTATGACCGCAAAGAAATTCGTGACGTGTTAGCTTATTTGCGTTTATTAGCTAACCCAGAAGACAATATGAGTTTTGAAAGAGTCGTTAACACTCCTAAGCGAGGAATTGGCCCTGGTACAATTGAAAAATTAAGAAGTTTTGCTAATGAATACGACTGGTCTTTATTAGAAGCAGCCTTGAACGTTTCAATTACCAATATTAAAGGTAAAGCGGCAGGCGAACTTGAAGGATTTGCCTTCATGATGCGTGACTTGCAACAAATGCAAGAATACTTGCCAGTAACTAAATTAGTAGAGGAAGTTCTTGACCGCAGTGGTTATTTGAAAAGCTTAGAGTTGGAACGAACACTTGAGTCTGAAACACGTGTTGAGAATATTAAAGAGTTCTTATCGGTTACCCAACAATTTGAAAAAGATAATGGTGAAGATAAAAGCTTACTAACTTTTTTAACTGATTTAGCCTTGATATCAGATTTAGATAATATCGAAGAAGAACCACAAAGTGAAGTAACCTTGATGACCTTGCATGCAGCTAAAGGGTTGGAGTTTCCAATCGTATTTTTGATTGGTTTAGAAGAAGGAATATTCCCACTTTCTCGTTCGATGATGGAAGAAGACGACCTAGAAGAAGAACGTCGCTTAGCTTATGTTGGTATCACTCGTGCTGAGAAAAAACTGTACATCACTAATGCGTATTCACGAGTATTGTATGGGAAAATGCAAAGCAACCAGGCTTCCCGTTTTATTAGAGAAATATCTGAAGAAGTCATTGAATTAGGCAA from Carnobacterium iners includes these protein-coding regions:
- the purK gene encoding 5-(carboxyamino)imidazole ribonucleotide synthase, which codes for MPNIINPGKTIGIIGGDHLGRMMALAAKQMGYRVGILHPEKNCPAAQVADWQIVATCDEQEALMDFAMKCDVVTYEFENIDASKMEGLSKTVAVPQGGVLLAIAQDRILEKAYLEMNKINLAPYEMILTLEDIKIAASSIGFPSVLKTVYDENGEKGQRILYGEEDILKCESFLKRGTCILEAWIPFERELSIVISRNAAGDMSVFPTAEIVHRDNLLEEAIVPARVSKEVTQEVKRISQTIAEGLDLVGTLGIELFLTSSGALYVSELVSHPHGSANYSIDACSTSQFETHIRAICGWPLPEITLLSDAVSVTIFGEQMKSVEWQIQLKPNWHFHYYGKNEARVSRIMGHITILTKDVDKTLENIHDTGIWI
- the purB gene encoding adenylosuccinate lyase: MIERYTRSEMGQLWTDENRYNTWLEVEILAVEAWAERGDIATEEAEKIRANASFKVERILEIEEETRHDVVAFTRAVSESLGEERKWIHYGLTSTDVVDTAYGYQLKQVNALLRKDLTDFLVILAEKANEHKYTVMMGRTHGVHAEPTTFGLKLALWYSEMKRNIERFEHAANGIEAGKISGAVGTFAHTPPAVEKYVCEKLGLRPQEISTQILPRDLHAEYMATLALIATSIEKFATEIRGLQKSETREVEEFFAKGQKGSSAMPHKRNPIGSENVTGLARVIRGHMVTAYDNVVLWHERDISHSSAERIILPDSTILLDYILNRFGSIMKNLTVYPENMQRNMKATYGLIYSQRVLLKLIDKGMSREKAYDLVQPKTALSWESQIPFRNLIEGDAEIMSLMTLAELDDAFDYRYHLKNVDVLFDRVGL
- a CDS encoding DMT family transporter translates to MTKAKMKVITTMLIFGTIGLFVKNIDLTSSEIALYRGFFGSTFLLLILFFNKKTLSWGKIKENAKILFYSGTAIGLNWILLFEAYRYTTISNATLSYYMAPLFVVLASPFILNEKLTKLKIGAIFLALIGMYFIVEKGTSNGLGYNHSLGITYGIGAALLYASVILATKFLKNIASLETTIVQLMTASLVLAPYVFLKEGFNIVTVSSTSLVYLLFLGIVHTGVAYALYFSAMQVLKGQTMAILSYIDPISAVFLSTIFLNERMTPIQLIGGFFILAAAFLSESGVVEKMKTTRSLKN
- a CDS encoding GntR family transcriptional regulator, translated to MAKPKKLDELAYQYIKEKIDTRQWMPQTRITELGLSKELNISRTPIRQAFQQLQKEGFLEVEVYKGARVREQKIESRGAQERLEFIEMTLINYFHYLQIKEIIFDCSQVEEKLVFLKKHLNDSEKEFLNLEAQLIYKILVYNKNNYFVRLMMDTIREIQTQNNPEYLLLMKKNRDVKIAHYEKIVAYLKVGDHPLARKQVRILINQLTLNIIHNGQN
- the pcrA gene encoding DNA helicase PcrA, translated to MAIQNNLLEGMNPGQKEAVAYTEGPLLIMAGAGSGKTRVLTHRIAYLIDEKGVNPWNILAITFTNKAAKEMKERVGRLMETGGDSVWVSTFHSMCVRMLRRDIDRIGYNKAFTISDPSDQQTLMKRILKEQNIDPKKYNPRAILSEISNAKNELMNAKEYRNSANSFFEKIVADCYDDYQRELRRNQSVDFDDLIMLTIRLFQESQETLDYYQNKFHYIHVDEYQDTNTAQYTLVNMMAKRFKNLCVVGDADQSIYGWRGANMDNILDFEKDYPDAKVVMLEQNYRSTKFILKAANDVIANNNKRKVKKLWTENDEGNKITYYRGQSEGDESRYVVSKILEEMKAANYNYGDFAVLYRTNAQSRVIEENLLKSNIPYKMVGGHKFYDRKEIRDVLAYLRLLANPEDNMSFERVVNTPKRGIGPGTIEKLRSFANEYDWSLLEAALNVSITNIKGKAAGELEGFAFMMRDLQQMQEYLPVTKLVEEVLDRSGYLKSLELERTLESETRVENIKEFLSVTQQFEKDNGEDKSLLTFLTDLALISDLDNIEEEPQSEVTLMTLHAAKGLEFPIVFLIGLEEGIFPLSRSMMEEDDLEEERRLAYVGITRAEKKLYITNAYSRVLYGKMQSNQASRFIREISEEVIELGNNQAGNTYTTNFSRSISSTPYRTNQAEKAASTPYQSPVSDKKESGADKLAWSTGDKAVHKKWGIGTVVKVTGDTDNLQLDIAFKEQGIKRLLAAFVPIEKQDAEHSDQS